The DNA region AGCAGAAGGACGCAAAGCAGTGCTGCTTCCTGGAGATTTAAAAGAAGAAGACTTTACACGAAAATTGATTCATGATGCTGCTAAGGAATTGGATGGTTTAGATATTTTAGTTTTGAATGCCGGGATGCAGCAAGCAGTTGAATCGATCAAGGATCTATCGACACAACAAATCGTCGATACCTATACAACGAATATCATTTCAATGTACTGGGCTGTTCAGGAAGCATTGGATTATCTGCCAAAGGGAGCGAGTATCATCACCACTACCTCTATCCAAAGTGCAGAACCTAGTGCACATTTACTTGATTATGCAGCGACGAAAGGCGCGATCACTTCGTTCAGTAAAGGACTATCTGCGCAGTTGGCCGCATCTGGCATTCGTGTCAATACTGTGGCGCCAGGTCCGATTTGGACGGCTTTGCAGATTTGCGGAGGACAGCCGCAAGAGAAGATTCCGGAATTTGGTCAAAATGAGTTGCTTCAAAGAGCAGGCCAGCCAGCTGAATTAGCTGCTGTATATGTCTTTTTAGCCTCTGACGAAGCCAGCTATGTCACCGGACAAGTGTATGCCATTACTGGCGGAAGCTTTTTTGCATAAGAAAGGAGAGCTGACTTATGCCTTGGGATCTAAATGATTATCCAGCGTCATTCAAACATTTTGAACCGCTTCTTAAGAAAAAGGCTATCGATATTGTCAATGCGCTTGTGAGTGAAGGGTATCCCGAAGGTGATGCCATTCCGATTGCTATCTCTCAAGCAAAAAAATGGTATGCTGAAGCGTCTGACTCGGAGAAAACAGCATTTAAGCACGCAGCTGATCCGCAAAAAAACGATAGACACCCAAACAAAATCAATACAGATCTTTTGGACAATGACGTGTTGGTTTATTATGAAGACGATCGCTGGTATGTTCAAACGAAAAACGCTAAAAAAGCAGCAGATTCCTTCGGCACGAAAGAGCAGGCGGTAAATAGAGCGAAAGAAATTGCAGAAAATAAAAACGCTCATGTTATAACCTATAAGAAAGATGAGACACCAGATAAATAATCAGCTCTTTGCTTGTTGAAAGGCGTCAATAGGAAAGGTGGTTGAGACGTGGAAAAGAAAGCTAAAGCATTGTCAGGAAACTGGTTGATAAAAGGAACGACCTTTCCTTTGTGGCTGTCAGGAAAACGTCGGCAGCCAATGATTTCTTATAAGCTTTTATCCGTCGATCCGCTCATTTTTTTAGATACAGTTTGCTATAAAAATCAGCAGGGAAAAAGCAAAACGATTATTGGAAAAGATACTTGGAAGCAGAATTCATTTGTCTGGCGAGGTGTAGGAATCTTAAAAGTATTGAGCAGTCGCTGGTCGATCATAGCCTTGACAGAGACGATTTTGGTGATCAAATTCGAACGGTCATTTCTGACGCCAGCAGGAATCGATGTGCTGGTAAAAGAATCGGCTCAAATAAACGAAGTTAAGCAAGTGATCGCTGATTCACCGCAACGCTATGGTCTTGATCTGGATGAGGTTGAGTGTTTAGCTTGGCTTTAACAGCGTAATAATCGAGGCTGAGACAAAAGTGTTTAGCTCCTTATTTCCAAAGGAACTGCTTTTTTCTCGCTGTTTATTTGAGTTTAAAGAGCGAAACAAAACTGCTTTTTAGTTTTGTTCCGCTCTCTTTATAAACAAAATAGCTATGGAATCAATTCTTCGTTGACTTCCATAGCTATTTTGTTATTTTTTTAGTTAAGTCCAATTCTTTTGAAAAATAAAAAATAGATTAGACCCAAGACTTCTTTCGTTTGTAGCGT from Enterococcus sp. 9D6_DIV0238 includes:
- a CDS encoding SDR family oxidoreductase yields the protein MTKKIENPLTKFYDGKFEKQVQEAPALQQKMTPIPDCGEESYHGSGKLTGRKALITGGDSGIGRAAAIAYAREGADVAINYLPFEEDDAQQVKQLIEAEGRKAVLLPGDLKEEDFTRKLIHDAAKELDGLDILVLNAGMQQAVESIKDLSTQQIVDTYTTNIISMYWAVQEALDYLPKGASIITTTSIQSAEPSAHLLDYAATKGAITSFSKGLSAQLAASGIRVNTVAPGPIWTALQICGGQPQEKIPEFGQNELLQRAGQPAELAAVYVFLASDEASYVTGQVYAITGGSFFA
- a CDS encoding DUF2188 domain-containing protein, producing MPWDLNDYPASFKHFEPLLKKKAIDIVNALVSEGYPEGDAIPIAISQAKKWYAEASDSEKTAFKHAADPQKNDRHPNKINTDLLDNDVLVYYEDDRWYVQTKNAKKAADSFGTKEQAVNRAKEIAENKNAHVITYKKDETPDK